The Apium graveolens cultivar Ventura unplaced genomic scaffold, ASM990537v1 ctg3791, whole genome shotgun sequence genome includes a region encoding these proteins:
- the LOC141701380 gene encoding amino acid transporter AVT6C-like has protein sequence MQISVIDFARSVLGLEKPNSSKFDAQTLNHVVIFMPEGMYYQETSRTDQFTWEYCKNGLASTVSVLLALVFVGICSGMAISALLEGKTNTPKLIPQLDNRASFFNLFASSPVTVTAFTFHINVHIIGGALREASDMTSVRISLVLCSGIYFTIGIFRYLLFGDSIMADIIVN, from the exons ATGCAAATTTCTGTTATTGATTTTGCTCGATCT GTGTTGGGTCTAGAAAAGCCAAACAGTTCGAAATTTGATGCTCAGACACTAAATCATGTTGTAATTTTTATGCCAGAG GGGATGTATTATCAGGAAACCAGCCGGACAGACCAGTTCACTTGGGAGTACTGCAAGAATGGTTTGGCATCCACTG TATCAGTTCTGTTAGCATTGGTGTTTGTGGGGATATGCTCAGGAATGGCAATCTCAGCACTCTTAGAAGGCAAAACAAATACACCAAAGCTCATACCTCAGTTGGACAATCGAGCCTCCTTCTTTAACCTCTTCGCTTCATCTCCAGTCACCGTCACTGCATTCACTTTTCACATCAATG TTCATATTATTGGAGGGGCGCTTAGGGAAGCATCAGATATGACCTCAGTTCGAATTTCTCTAGTACTTTGTTCAGGAATCTACTTTACCATTGGGATCTTCAGATACCTGTTGTTTGGGGATTCCATTATGGCAGACATAATTGTAAATTAA